The Paenibacillus sp. RC334 nucleotide sequence TTAAATGCAGCTCAGGATGTGGATACGGATATCCGACATACGGTGGACAAAATCGCTTATTTGATCGACCAGTCGCACAATATTGAACAAAAAATCCCGGCGATGATTCGATCAGTGCTGAATGTGCAGACACAATATGCGAAGGCGCTGCTGATCAATCATGCAGAGGTGGAGGAAGCGGCGAGCCGTCAGGATGTGCTGGGTGCGGAGGATGCTGTGCGCAAAGCGTTTGAGTTCGACGTTGCACCATTGCTCAAGGCAATACGTGAGGAGCAAGGGCTACCCGCTGATCCGATGAAAGCCTATTTAGCGTCTGATTATGGCACGCAGATTTTGCAAAGAGGCAAGGGTGGTGCAAGCTGGTGAGCATCCTCGCATATGATCTGGGGGCAAGCAGCGGCAGGGTTCTGCTCGGTCGATTGACGGATTCACGTATAGAGGTGGAGGAAATCCATCGCTTTTCGAATGATCCGGTCAAGGTCGGGGAGCGTCTGCACTGGGATATTTTGCGTCTGTATCACGAGGTTCAGCAAGGACTGCTCAAAGCTAAGCACATGGGAGTGAACCCGTCCAGTCTGGCGATTGATTCCTGGTCGGTCGATTTTGGACTGATTGGAGAAGCCGGAGAATTGCTGGGTAACCCTTATCATTATCGGGATTGGCATACCCACGGGGTGATGGAGGAAGTACAGGGTCAGCTGGGCAAGGAGTTTATTTTTCAGCGCACAGGGATTCAGTTTTTGACCTTTAATACGATGTTTCAGTTGGCTGCTATGCGAAAAGCAAAATCGCCGCTGTTGGAGCAGGCAAAGCATTTCTTGATGATCCCTGATTTGCTGCGGTATTTTCTAACGGGTGAAATGCACAATGAGTTTTCCAATGCGACTAGCACGCAGTTATATAATCCGTTGCAGCAGGCATGGGATCATGAGTTATTGTCTAGTATCGATATTCCCCATTCCTGGTTTGGAAAGGTACTGGAGCCGGGAAGTGCCGCAGGTACGATCCGTTCCTCGGTCATGACTGATCTGGGCATCGGAGCGATTCCTGTTATTGCGGTAGCGGAACATGATACAGGATCGGCTGTAGCTGCGGTGCCTGCGCTGGAACGATCATTTGCGTATTTAAGCTGCGGAACGTGGTCTCTGATGGGAACGGAAACCCCGCAGCCTGTGATCAACGAGGATACGCTTCGATTTAATTTTACGAACGAAGGCGGGGTGGGCCGAACCTACAGGTTGCTTAAAAATATTATGGGCTTGTGGATTTTACAGGAGGCACGCAGAGAGTGGGAGCGTCAAGGAACTTCCTATTCTTTCCCCGAGCTGGTACACATGGCGGAGCAGGCTCCGGCGTTTGCTTCATGGATCGACCCGGACGATGAACTGTTTCTGCATGCCGGAGATATGAGAACACGCATACGCCAATATTGCCGTAATACCGGGCAGCCTTTGCCGGAGACACCGGGGGAGGTCACACGCTGTATTTTGGAAAGTCTGGCGTTGAAGTACCGTTACGTTTTGGAGCTTACGGAACGGGTGTCAGGACAACGGTTTAACGGGCTGCATATGGTCGGTGGGGGAATTCAAAATCGGCTGTTGTGCCAATGGACGGCTAATTCGATTCAAAAACCCGTGTGGGCTGGACCCGCAGAAGCAAGCGCAATCGGCAATCTTGCGGTACAATGGATGGCACAGGGAAAGTTCGCCGATATATGGGAAGCACGCCGGGTCATCGCGGATTCTATTTCCGTAGAGGTATATGAACCTGCCGAGTCGGAAGCGTGGGAGGATGCCTACGGACGATTCCGGCGTGTGGCGGGACTTTTTGTACATTAAAGATGTGGAGTGAGATTGCCATGCTGGTTGCAGAAAGATATGAGATGATCGTACAGCTCGTCAATGAAAAAGGAAGCATCCGTGTGTCGGAGTTGAGTGAGCTGTGCAAAGTAACGGAGGAAACGATCCGCCGCGATCTGGACCGTTTGGAGCAGGCGGGACGGCTACGCCGTTCACATGGTGGAGCAGTCAGCGTCAAAAACGAGCAGCCCGAAACGCCCTATGCGGTACGGGAAATTATGAACGCAGAGGAAAAGCGCCGGATTGCCGAGGAAGCGGTAAAGCAGATTCAGCCGCATGATCGTATTTTGCTGGATGCTAGTACAACGGCTTGGTATATGGCGTCGATTCTGCCGGATATTCCGTTGACGATATTGACGAATTCGATCCGTGTAGCAACAGAGCTGGCGGGTAAGGAAAAAATCGAGGTCATTTCCACCGGAGGACAGTTGCTACAGCGCTCATTGTCATTCGCTGGTCCGCTGGCGGAGCGCTCGTTGGAATCGTATTATGTGGATAAATTGTTTTTCTCCAGCCAGGGGGTCCATCTGGATCGGGGCATTAGTGAATCGAATGAGCTGCAAGCCCGTTTAAAGCAGAAAATGGTCAGCATTGCAGATCGTGTGATTTTACTGGCAGATGCAAGCAAATTTGGGCAGCAGGCATTCACGCATGTCGTGAAGCTGTCGCAGGTGTCCGAGATTATTACCGACTCGCGTTTGCCGAATCCGATTCGCAGTCAATTAGCAGAACTGTCGATTTCGGTTACGGTTGTATAAAGCGGGTAGTTTCCGAAATGAGAATAGAATTTTAAAAGTGCTGAGGGGGAGGGCGCTCCGCGTTTCATTTGATCTTACGATCGCTGTTGCAGTGGGATTCTTTGATGATGTAAAACATGTATAGGTGAGAATCCCACTGCAAGCTTATGCTTATGATGAGAGCTTTCCTTTGGAAAGCTTTTAGGCGAACGCTGACGCTTCTCCAGGTTCAAATGAACCGCTTCGCTAGTATCCTCCATAAGTGGATTTTTTTGTAGTGAGTAGGTAACGGTTCAAACATAGTGACGTCAGACTAACTAAGAGCTCAACAGGAAAAGGTACAACATTTAAGATAATTAGAAAGCGTTTACTTTTCATATAAGCTGAACTCGAAAAATTCATATAAAAACGGAGTAGGCGGAATGGTGCTGTACAAGAGAAGCGATTGCGATGGGAAGCACCATCCGACTGCGCAGTGGCACTAAAGGGAACTTTTCAGTTATAAAGTAATAGCTATTCCATGGACGGAAGGGGTGTCTCGTATGAAGGTATCTTTATTTATTACCTGCCTGAGTGATGCGATTTATCCCAAGGTGGGGGAAGCGATGGCACGCTTGCTTGCCAGATATGGTGTCGAGCTAAATTTTCCAAAGGTGCAGACATGCTGTGGCCAGCCGTCCTATAACAGCGGCTACTGGGATGAAACGAGGGCAGCGGCGAAAACGATTTTGAAAGCGTTTGACGACAGCGACTTTGTCGTATCGCCCTCCGGTTCCTGCACTTATATGATTCATCATTACCCGGAGTTGTTCAAGGATGAGCCGGAATGGCTGGACTCAGCGCGGCGATTGGAGCAAAAGACATATGAATTTACGCAATTTATGGTACAGGTGCTTGGCGTGACCGATGTGGGCGCGTCTTTTCCGCATACGGTAACCTACCATCCGTCTTGCCACGGTACCCGTTTGTTGGGCGTGAAGGAGGAGCCGATGCAGCTACTTGGCAGCGTAAAGGGCTTGCAGCTGGTGCCGCTTCCTTTTGCAGAGGATTGCTGTGGCTTTGGTGGTACTTTTGCGGTAAAAATGTCGGATATTTCGGGAGCCATGGTGACGGAAAAGGTGGATCATATCAGGGAGACGGAGGCCGAGGTGCTGGTTGGACTGGATATGGCCTGCCTGATGAACATTGCGGGAAATCTCCGGTATCGGGAAGAGCCGGTGCGGGTTATGCATCTGGCCGAGCTGCTGTATGAAGGGGTGAAGCACGCATGACCGCTGTACATTCACATTCGATGAGCCAAAAGGTCAAAAAACGCGCCGAGCTGGCCCTGAACGACGATTTTCTGCGGAATGCGGTCCGTTTCACGACGGAGCGTTTGCGCAACGGCAAGCTGGCGGCTTCAGAGCAGCACGGAAATTGGGAGGAATGGCGTGAGCGGGGCCGTCAAATTCGGCTGCATACCATTGCCCATCTGGACTATTATCTGAACCTGTTTGTGAACAATGCCCGAGCCAACGGGGTGCATATTCATTTTGCCGATACAGCCGCAGATGCTGTACGGATTACGCTGGATATTG carries:
- a CDS encoding (Fe-S)-binding protein produces the protein MKVSLFITCLSDAIYPKVGEAMARLLARYGVELNFPKVQTCCGQPSYNSGYWDETRAAAKTILKAFDDSDFVVSPSGSCTYMIHHYPELFKDEPEWLDSARRLEQKTYEFTQFMVQVLGVTDVGASFPHTVTYHPSCHGTRLLGVKEEPMQLLGSVKGLQLVPLPFAEDCCGFGGTFAVKMSDISGAMVTEKVDHIRETEAEVLVGLDMACLMNIAGNLRYREEPVRVMHLAELLYEGVKHA
- a CDS encoding DeoR/GlpR family DNA-binding transcription regulator, which produces MLVAERYEMIVQLVNEKGSIRVSELSELCKVTEETIRRDLDRLEQAGRLRRSHGGAVSVKNEQPETPYAVREIMNAEEKRRIAEEAVKQIQPHDRILLDASTTAWYMASILPDIPLTILTNSIRVATELAGKEKIEVISTGGQLLQRSLSFAGPLAERSLESYYVDKLFFSSQGVHLDRGISESNELQARLKQKMVSIADRVILLADASKFGQQAFTHVVKLSQVSEIITDSRLPNPIRSQLAELSISVTVV
- the rhaB gene encoding rhamnulokinase, which produces MSILAYDLGASSGRVLLGRLTDSRIEVEEIHRFSNDPVKVGERLHWDILRLYHEVQQGLLKAKHMGVNPSSLAIDSWSVDFGLIGEAGELLGNPYHYRDWHTHGVMEEVQGQLGKEFIFQRTGIQFLTFNTMFQLAAMRKAKSPLLEQAKHFLMIPDLLRYFLTGEMHNEFSNATSTQLYNPLQQAWDHELLSSIDIPHSWFGKVLEPGSAAGTIRSSVMTDLGIGAIPVIAVAEHDTGSAVAAVPALERSFAYLSCGTWSLMGTETPQPVINEDTLRFNFTNEGGVGRTYRLLKNIMGLWILQEARREWERQGTSYSFPELVHMAEQAPAFASWIDPDDELFLHAGDMRTRIRQYCRNTGQPLPETPGEVTRCILESLALKYRYVLELTERVSGQRFNGLHMVGGGIQNRLLCQWTANSIQKPVWAGPAEASAIGNLAVQWMAQGKFADIWEARRVIADSISVEVYEPAESEAWEDAYGRFRRVAGLFVH